One part of the Lycium ferocissimum isolate CSIRO_LF1 chromosome 8, AGI_CSIRO_Lferr_CH_V1, whole genome shotgun sequence genome encodes these proteins:
- the LOC132067287 gene encoding uncharacterized protein LOC132067287: MGPIVLTQLGLSVLAGAALVKSVMDQKTMMGPGSGQFPRCSRCNGTGRVSCMCSRWSDGDVGCRTCSGSGRMACNSCGGTGMGRPIPVQISVRPPNRSI, encoded by the coding sequence ATGGGTCCAATTGTTCTAACACAATTAGGTCTTAGTGTATTAGCAGGTGCAGCTTTGGTTAAATCAGTTATGGACCAGAAAACCATGATGGGTCCGGGTTCGGGTCAGTTTCCTCGGTGCTCCAGGTGTAATGGAACGGGTCGGGTTTCTTGCATGTGTTCACGTTGGTCAGATGGTGATGTGGGTTGTCGGACTTGTTCCGGGTCGGGTCGGATGGCTTGTAACAGCTGTGGGGGTACAGGTATGGGTCGTCCAATTCCGGTTCAAATATCTGTTCGTCCTCCTAACCGTTCAATTTAA